A single region of the Agromyces sp. Leaf222 genome encodes:
- a CDS encoding MDR family MFS transporter, with translation MAETTAVGFRSERGPVLIAVMLATGLIAIDSTILATAVPSIVADLGGFTQFPWLFSIYLLAQAVSVPVYAKLADTVGRKPIMLIGIGLFLVGSVLCGFAWDMTSLIVFRTVQGLGAGAVLPVSITITGDIYTVRERARVQGYVASVWAISSVVGPTLGGLFSEFASWRWIFFVNIPLCLLAAWMLIRSYHESVAREKHRIDYAGASVLTIASTLLILAVLEGGQAWAWLSWQSIGAFAIGALLLVAFVFIERRAAEPVLPLWVFSRRLIVTTSLISLGVGAVLIGLTSYVPTFLESTAGASPIVSGLAVAALTLGWPIAASQSGRLFLRIGFRSTALIGLAVAVLGSAALVAASLTPNVWTTAIACFVVGLGLGLVASPTLIAAQSSVPWSERGVVTGANMFLRSMGSAVGVAIFGAVANGVIARSGLGEQSPVAIHAASTAVFVAVLVAAVVTIAGGIAMPAAHVDDVEHRPVDEAATA, from the coding sequence GTGGCCGAGACGACAGCCGTTGGATTCCGCTCCGAGCGGGGGCCCGTGCTGATCGCCGTCATGCTGGCCACCGGCCTCATCGCGATCGACTCGACGATCCTCGCGACCGCGGTGCCGTCGATCGTCGCCGATCTCGGCGGGTTCACGCAGTTCCCGTGGCTGTTCTCGATCTACCTGCTCGCGCAGGCCGTCTCGGTGCCCGTCTACGCGAAGCTCGCCGACACCGTCGGCCGCAAGCCGATCATGCTCATCGGCATCGGGCTCTTCCTCGTCGGCTCGGTGCTCTGCGGCTTCGCGTGGGACATGACCTCGCTCATCGTCTTCCGCACCGTGCAGGGCCTCGGCGCCGGCGCCGTGCTGCCCGTGTCGATCACGATCACGGGCGACATCTACACGGTGCGCGAACGGGCTCGGGTGCAGGGCTACGTCGCGAGCGTCTGGGCGATCTCCTCGGTGGTCGGCCCCACGCTCGGCGGCCTGTTCTCGGAGTTCGCGTCGTGGCGCTGGATCTTCTTCGTCAACATCCCGCTGTGCCTGCTCGCCGCGTGGATGCTGATCCGCAGCTACCACGAGTCCGTCGCACGCGAGAAGCACCGCATCGACTACGCGGGTGCGAGCGTGCTGACCATCGCCTCGACGCTGCTGATCCTCGCCGTGCTCGAGGGCGGCCAGGCCTGGGCGTGGCTCTCGTGGCAGTCGATCGGCGCGTTCGCCATCGGCGCGCTGCTCCTCGTCGCGTTCGTGTTCATCGAACGGCGGGCTGCCGAACCCGTGCTGCCGCTCTGGGTCTTCTCTCGCCGCCTCATCGTGACGACCTCGCTCATCTCGCTCGGCGTCGGCGCGGTGCTCATCGGGCTGACCTCGTACGTGCCGACCTTCCTCGAGTCGACCGCGGGGGCGAGCCCGATCGTCTCCGGGCTCGCCGTCGCCGCGCTGACGCTCGGCTGGCCGATCGCCGCGAGCCAGTCCGGCCGGTTGTTCCTGCGCATCGGGTTCCGCAGCACGGCGCTCATCGGCCTCGCGGTCGCGGTGCTCGGTTCGGCGGCGCTCGTCGCGGCCTCCCTCACGCCGAACGTCTGGACCACGGCGATCGCCTGCTTCGTCGTCGGCCTCGGGCTCGGGCTCGTCGCCTCCCCCACGCTCATCGCCGCCCAGTCGTCGGTGCCGTGGTCGGAACGCGGCGTCGTCACCGGCGCCAACATGTTCCTGCGGTCGATGGGCAGCGCGGTGGGCGTCGCGATCTTCGGCGCCGTCGCCAACGGCGTGATCGCGCGGTCCGGCCTCGGCGAGCAGTCGCCCGTCGCGATCCACGCGGCGTCGACCGCCGTGTTCGTGGCGGTGCTCGTCGCCGCGGTCGTCACGATCGCGGGCGGCATCGCCATGCCCGCGGCGCACGTCGACGATGTCGAACATCGCCCGGTCGACGAGGCCGCAACAGCCTGA
- a CDS encoding MarR family winged helix-turn-helix transcriptional regulator, whose product MGEPRSSHYWYADDRTRSSVAVLDALRDYRAAESAMRRRTRSAMRMGETDLLAIRFLLKQRSAGRMVSPKDIAAYLGISTASTTVLIDRLVRSGHVERRPHPTDRRGLVIAATIDSDDEVRTTLGDMHRRMIDVAESLTADQATAVLRFLDLMREAVDGVPTPDEQADGASGA is encoded by the coding sequence ATGGGTGAACCGCGGTCCTCGCACTACTGGTACGCCGACGACCGCACCCGGAGCAGCGTCGCGGTGCTCGACGCCCTGCGCGACTATCGTGCCGCGGAGTCGGCGATGCGACGCCGTACCCGCTCCGCGATGCGCATGGGGGAGACCGACCTGCTCGCCATCCGGTTCCTGCTCAAGCAACGATCGGCCGGTCGCATGGTGAGCCCGAAGGACATCGCCGCGTACCTCGGCATCTCGACGGCGTCGACGACCGTGCTCATCGACCGGCTGGTGCGCAGCGGGCATGTCGAGCGTCGACCGCATCCGACCGATCGACGCGGACTCGTCATCGCGGCGACGATCGACAGCGACGACGAGGTGCGCACGACCCTCGGGGACATGCACCGACGCATGATCGACGTCGCCGAGTCGCTCACGGCCGATCAGGCCACGGCCGTGCTGCGCTTCCTGGATCTCATGCGGGAGGCCGTCGACGGCGTGCCGACGCCCGACGAGCAGGCGGATGGCGCGAGCGGCGCCTGA
- a CDS encoding serine/threonine-protein kinase: protein MTDPIPADPVVDPPTRPRYDVLGHLGSGGMADVYRARDTELGREVAIKLFRDESGTIADQQRREREIHLLGVLSHPGLVGVHDAGTMVHDGRPRRFIVMELVEGRSLEHRLARSPMKPRQVADLGAQLADALSYVHARSIVHRDVKPENVLLDESPALGYTLMAKLADFGVAQFVEGSRLTNDGAIMGTAAYISPEQARGEPVGTPSDVYSLGLVLLEALNGEREYTGTPIEAALARLHRPPVVPEELGAEWQDLLLAMTDDDPAARPNAHDVAATLRDLIRSMIIEGRGKRGSGGERSRSLARTRRTRTTRRAGATRSARTTGSLRTTGGLRTTGGLRTTGGLRTTGGARAKASNRTARVAIVASSVAGVLIVLAALVVGMVAGVTAL, encoded by the coding sequence ATGACCGATCCGATTCCAGCCGACCCGGTGGTCGACCCGCCGACCAGACCTCGCTACGACGTGCTCGGTCACCTCGGCTCCGGCGGAATGGCCGACGTGTATCGAGCCCGCGACACCGAACTCGGACGCGAGGTCGCGATCAAGCTCTTCCGCGACGAGAGCGGCACGATCGCCGACCAGCAGCGTCGCGAACGCGAGATCCACCTGCTGGGAGTGTTGAGCCACCCCGGTCTCGTCGGCGTCCACGACGCCGGCACCATGGTGCACGACGGGCGCCCCCGACGCTTCATCGTCATGGAGCTCGTCGAGGGCCGCTCGCTCGAACACCGCCTCGCGCGGTCGCCGATGAAGCCGCGTCAGGTGGCGGACCTCGGCGCACAGCTCGCCGACGCGCTGAGCTACGTGCACGCCCGGTCGATCGTCCATCGTGACGTGAAGCCCGAGAACGTGCTGCTCGACGAGTCGCCGGCGCTCGGCTACACGCTCATGGCCAAGCTCGCCGACTTCGGCGTCGCGCAGTTCGTCGAGGGCTCCCGCCTGACGAACGACGGCGCGATCATGGGAACGGCGGCGTACATCTCGCCCGAACAGGCGCGCGGCGAGCCGGTCGGCACGCCGAGCGACGTGTACTCCCTCGGCCTGGTCCTGCTCGAAGCGCTCAACGGCGAACGGGAGTACACCGGCACCCCGATCGAGGCGGCTCTCGCCCGACTGCACCGGCCTCCGGTCGTGCCAGAGGAGCTCGGCGCCGAATGGCAGGACCTGCTCCTCGCCATGACCGACGACGACCCGGCGGCCAGGCCGAACGCGCACGACGTCGCCGCCACGCTGCGCGACCTGATCCGCTCGATGATCATCGAGGGCCGAGGCAAGCGCGGGAGCGGCGGCGAGCGCAGCCGCAGCCTCGCGAGGACTCGCCGGACGCGCACGACCCGCAGGGCGGGCGCGACCCGCTCGGCGCGCACGACGGGCTCCCTCCGCACGACGGGCGGTCTTCGCACGACCGGCGGTCTTCGCACGACCGGCGGTCTTCGCACGACGGGCGGCGCGCGGGCGAAGGCCTCGAATCGCACGGCGCGAGTGGCCATCGTCGCCAGCTCGGTGGCGGGCGTGCTCATCGTCCTCGCCGCGCTCGTCGTCGGCATGGTCGCCGGTGTCACGGCCCTCTGA
- a CDS encoding AI-2E family transporter: MWRRARPQTLRQPAAEITTDSTVHAPEVRIRSFRIGFVGALGVLLAILLGGIVSQLGTVLLYVALALFLALGLDPVVSWLQRRSLPRWAAILIVFAAVIGIFVGLIATIVPIIVEQTKIIVENWDDIRENVLNSDFVAWLNALGGGDHAIDDAIASAGDWLADPANLGALGGGILAVGVGIAGGFTGATIVLILTLYFLASLDSMKRYSTKFVPASSRGKYREVTDEITGSVGRYVIGQFSLGAVNGVLSLIFLTIIGAPAPILLAFIAFLLSLVPLVGTLTGAVIISLVCLAASPLTALVAAIYYLIYMQVEAYVLSPRIMNKAVAVPGALVVIAAVAGGTLGGVLGALVAIPVAASLIIIVEKVIFPRQDAH; encoded by the coding sequence ATGTGGAGACGCGCACGACCGCAAACGCTCAGGCAACCGGCGGCCGAGATCACGACCGACAGCACGGTGCACGCGCCAGAGGTGAGGATCCGGTCGTTCCGCATCGGCTTCGTCGGTGCGCTCGGCGTGCTGCTCGCCATCCTGCTCGGCGGCATCGTCTCGCAGCTCGGCACCGTGCTGCTCTACGTCGCGCTCGCACTGTTCCTCGCGCTCGGCCTCGACCCGGTCGTGAGCTGGCTGCAGCGGCGCTCGCTGCCGCGCTGGGCGGCGATCCTCATCGTGTTCGCCGCGGTCATCGGCATCTTCGTCGGACTCATCGCGACGATCGTGCCGATCATCGTGGAGCAGACCAAGATCATCGTCGAGAACTGGGACGACATCCGCGAGAACGTGCTGAACAGCGACTTCGTGGCGTGGCTGAACGCGCTCGGCGGCGGCGACCACGCGATCGACGACGCGATCGCCTCGGCCGGTGACTGGCTCGCCGATCCCGCGAACCTCGGGGCCCTCGGCGGCGGCATCCTCGCGGTCGGCGTCGGCATCGCCGGCGGATTCACGGGGGCGACGATCGTACTGATCCTCACCCTGTACTTCCTCGCCTCGCTCGACTCGATGAAGCGCTACTCGACCAAGTTCGTGCCCGCCAGCTCGCGCGGCAAGTACCGCGAGGTGACCGATGAGATCACCGGATCCGTCGGCCGCTACGTCATCGGGCAGTTCTCGCTCGGCGCGGTCAACGGCGTGCTGAGCCTCATCTTCCTCACGATCATCGGCGCGCCCGCGCCGATCCTGTTGGCGTTCATCGCGTTCCTGCTCTCCCTCGTGCCCCTCGTCGGAACGCTCACGGGCGCCGTCATCATCTCGCTCGTCTGCCTCGCCGCCTCGCCGCTCACGGCGCTCGTCGCGGCGATCTACTACCTCATCTACATGCAGGTCGAGGCCTACGTGCTGAGCCCGCGCATCATGAACAAGGCGGTCGCCGTGCCCGGCGCGCTCGTGGTCATCGCGGCGGTCGCCGGCGGCACGCTCGGCGGGGTGCTGGGCGCCCTCGTCGCGATCCCGGTCGCCGCGTCGCTCATCATCATCGTCGAGAAGGTCATCTTCCCGAGGCAGGACGCCCACTGA
- a CDS encoding peroxidase family protein encodes MQHASKHSIVPLNVPHSRSHEGRFGRLFGRGFTPWSPPGSTDAEKEAAIRTFAIDEMFADGAPPDSATPVGYTYLGQFIDHDITFDPQSSLTRHNDPDGLQNFRSPRFDLDSLYGRGPDDQPYLYDHVRVLPDGFPGFLKVGTGESPKEPDVQRNADGIALIGDPRNDENRIVSQLQLAFALAHNSTLQKLADAPVPAGEIAPTGRKLFLEAQRITVWFYQYVVWNDFVSRIVDDKVFAKAISFDEDGGDAGGPFYSVTYGLEDVYDWSENPFMPVEFSVAAYRFGHSMIRAEYQLNIELQRSVGVSPPIGTQFGKPIFATPGVTQPSVPVPGPPDLRGGSPLPDRHSLQWDWYFDFPSSGGPFPQRAHKIDTHLSKSVFTIPGGPTPNPLAELNIRRGWRMELPSATDVAHALHIRPIENLAPMEESLWVYILKEASEAPADGEHLGAVGSTIVAAVFSGLLRGDAFSYLNRDPHWTPAKEKAGGVALFEKISTADPEKWEITDLLAAAGVPVDGQAIADLFA; translated from the coding sequence ATGCAACACGCGAGCAAGCACTCGATCGTGCCCCTGAACGTGCCCCACTCCCGCAGCCACGAAGGGCGCTTCGGGCGCCTCTTCGGTCGCGGCTTCACCCCGTGGTCGCCTCCGGGGTCCACCGACGCCGAGAAGGAGGCGGCGATCCGCACCTTCGCGATCGACGAGATGTTCGCCGACGGCGCCCCGCCCGACAGTGCCACGCCGGTCGGCTACACGTATCTCGGCCAGTTCATCGACCACGACATCACGTTCGACCCGCAGTCGAGCCTCACGAGGCACAACGACCCAGACGGCCTGCAGAACTTCAGGTCGCCGAGGTTCGATCTCGACAGCCTCTACGGGCGCGGCCCCGACGACCAGCCGTACCTCTACGACCACGTTCGCGTGCTGCCCGACGGGTTCCCCGGGTTCCTCAAGGTCGGCACGGGCGAATCGCCGAAGGAACCCGATGTGCAGCGAAACGCCGACGGCATCGCACTCATCGGCGACCCGCGCAACGACGAGAACCGCATCGTCTCGCAACTGCAGCTCGCATTCGCGCTCGCGCACAACAGCACGCTGCAGAAGCTGGCGGACGCCCCGGTTCCGGCTGGTGAGATCGCGCCGACCGGACGGAAGCTGTTCCTCGAGGCTCAGCGCATCACCGTGTGGTTCTACCAGTACGTCGTCTGGAACGACTTCGTCTCGCGCATCGTCGACGACAAGGTCTTCGCCAAGGCGATCTCGTTCGACGAGGACGGCGGCGATGCCGGCGGCCCGTTCTACTCGGTCACCTACGGACTCGAGGACGTGTACGACTGGAGCGAGAACCCGTTCATGCCGGTGGAGTTCTCGGTGGCCGCCTACCGGTTCGGGCACTCGATGATCCGCGCCGAGTACCAGCTCAACATCGAACTGCAGCGCAGCGTCGGCGTCTCGCCGCCGATCGGAACCCAGTTCGGCAAGCCGATCTTCGCCACCCCGGGAGTGACCCAGCCGTCCGTCCCGGTACCCGGCCCGCCCGACCTGCGCGGCGGCTCACCCCTGCCCGACCGGCACTCGCTGCAATGGGACTGGTACTTCGACTTCCCGTCTTCGGGCGGGCCGTTCCCGCAGAGGGCGCACAAGATCGACACGCATCTCAGCAAGTCGGTGTTCACGATCCCTGGCGGACCGACGCCGAACCCGCTCGCGGAGCTCAACATCCGTCGCGGCTGGCGCATGGAACTGCCGTCGGCCACCGACGTCGCCCACGCGCTGCACATCCGCCCGATCGAGAATCTCGCCCCCATGGAGGAATCCCTCTGGGTCTACATCCTCAAGGAGGCGAGCGAGGCCCCCGCCGATGGCGAGCACCTCGGCGCGGTCGGCTCGACCATCGTCGCGGCGGTGTTCTCGGGGCTGCTGCGAGGTGACGCGTTCTCCTACCTGAACCGGGATCCCCACTGGACGCCGGCCAAGGAGAAGGCCGGCGGCGTCGCGCTCTTCGAGAAGATCTCGACGGCGGATCCCGAGAAGTGGGAGATCACCGACCTGCTCGCGGCCGCGGGCGTTCCGGTCGACGGCCAGGCCATCGCCGACCTGTTCGCCTGA
- a CDS encoding GNAT family N-acetyltransferase → MFDPRSIPADQSTIDALRGRGLDYREVDPADETALQAWAQAETRGFHHARPEPAELRRELRIAKQRSVRGVYDPSAHDAAVPVATVDGWPSGLSVPGGRSVDAWAVSAVTVSPTHRRRGIARALLEAQLRYASEAGAALAMLTLTEATIYGRYGFGPAASAATIKVDRRRVHWIGPDVPGRVQFVEPADLIAKAPAIARRAVARTPGEIDRWPGLLERHLGLVDPDSAASRALRVARYDDRSGQAQGFIAYTVGREPNQPGVVECDVFVAATDEAERALWHFLVELDFVTEIRARLRSVDEPLPWLLEDQRAASMHDVVDHLWLRVLDPIVALTAREYGASGTLTLEVADPLGHAAGTYVLDASGVGHAEVRRADEVPDAAAAASRSGRRSRGQAAHGLRLDVRELGSVYLGGVRPSVLARAGRIDELSPGSLALADRLFAAPRTPHLSIWF, encoded by the coding sequence ATGTTCGATCCCCGCAGCATCCCCGCCGATCAGTCCACGATCGACGCACTCCGAGGCCGCGGACTCGACTACCGCGAGGTCGACCCGGCCGACGAGACCGCGCTGCAGGCATGGGCGCAGGCCGAGACCCGCGGCTTCCACCACGCGAGGCCCGAACCGGCCGAACTCCGGCGCGAGCTGCGCATCGCCAAGCAGCGCAGCGTCCGGGGGGTCTACGACCCGAGCGCACACGACGCCGCAGTGCCCGTCGCGACCGTCGACGGCTGGCCGTCGGGCCTCAGCGTGCCCGGCGGTCGGAGCGTCGACGCCTGGGCCGTGAGCGCCGTCACCGTCTCCCCCACGCACCGCCGCCGCGGCATCGCCCGCGCACTGCTCGAGGCGCAACTGCGCTACGCCAGCGAGGCGGGCGCCGCCCTCGCCATGCTCACGCTCACCGAGGCCACCATCTATGGGCGCTACGGGTTCGGCCCCGCGGCATCCGCGGCGACGATCAAGGTCGACCGGCGTCGCGTGCACTGGATCGGCCCGGACGTACCCGGCCGCGTGCAGTTCGTCGAACCCGCCGACCTCATCGCCAAGGCGCCCGCGATCGCGCGCCGCGCCGTCGCGCGCACGCCCGGCGAGATCGACCGCTGGCCGGGGCTGCTCGAACGCCACCTCGGGCTCGTCGACCCCGACAGCGCGGCATCGCGGGCCCTGCGCGTGGCCCGGTACGACGACCGGTCCGGCCAGGCGCAGGGGTTCATCGCGTACACGGTCGGGCGAGAGCCGAACCAGCCGGGCGTCGTCGAGTGCGACGTGTTCGTCGCCGCGACCGACGAAGCCGAGCGCGCACTCTGGCACTTCCTCGTCGAGCTGGACTTCGTCACCGAGATCCGCGCGCGCCTGCGCAGCGTCGACGAGCCGCTTCCGTGGCTGCTCGAGGACCAGCGCGCCGCGAGCATGCACGACGTCGTCGACCACCTCTGGCTGCGCGTGCTCGACCCGATCGTGGCGCTCACGGCGCGCGAGTACGGCGCATCGGGCACCCTCACGCTCGAGGTCGCCGACCCGCTCGGGCACGCGGCCGGCACCTACGTGCTCGACGCCTCGGGCGTCGGGCACGCCGAGGTGCGCAGGGCCGACGAGGTTCCGGATGCCGCGGCCGCCGCATCGCGTTCCGGCCGCCGCTCGCGCGGGCAGGCCGCGCACGGGCTGCGGCTCGATGTGCGCGAGCTCGGCTCGGTGTACCTCGGCGGCGTGCGCCCGTCGGTGCTGGCCCGCGCCGGACGCATCGACGAGCTCTCGCCCGGCTCGCTCGCCCTCGCCGACCGCCTGTTCGCCGCACCGCGCACCCCGCACCTCAGCATCTGGTTCTGA
- a CDS encoding ABC transporter ATP-binding protein, which translates to MTGQALSRFEHAIDGQHPARSVFRLLDLHRRSVLAAVAFFTLKDTPLWLLPVITAAIIDVVVAGGPVSTLMIWAGVAVVALAQNYPNHVQYTRLFMGAVRAIGADLRNALAARLQALSIGFHSRANSAVVQTKVVRDVENVEVMLQQTAHPLLSATMVLIGAVVMTAINVPAFLPVYALAIPLAVLLRAILNRRSAMRNASFRREVEQFSARVGEMATLLPITRAHGLEQTAVNRVAHGAEGVRAAGFQLDLLNGRFASLSWVSLQLLGIGCLVLAAWVSITGLIPITPGQVVLLSSYFALLTGAATNLLMLLPIIARGTESIRSIGEVMQDPDLERNEGKRPVVAVRGDLTLEGVGFRYDDNGGGAGGDAGRGPGSDTADVAAAGAASPGRGGGARRPALSDLDLDIRAGETIAFVGSSGSGKSTLLNLVLGFLRPTSGRVLLDGADMEELDLRTFRSFVSVVPQESVLFEGSIRDNVAYGLGEVDDDRVLDALRDANALEIVDAQPDGWNTVVGERGARLSGGQRQRLSIARALVRDPRVLLLDEATSALDPESEAKIKVALEHLMRGRTTLVVAHRLSTIRSADRIVVLEHGRIVEIGSHAELIAADGRYAELDRVQSA; encoded by the coding sequence ATGACTGGGCAAGCGCTTTCCCGATTCGAGCACGCGATCGACGGACAGCACCCCGCGCGGTCCGTGTTCCGCCTGCTCGACCTGCACCGCCGGAGCGTGCTCGCGGCCGTCGCGTTCTTCACGCTCAAGGACACGCCCCTCTGGCTCCTGCCCGTCATCACCGCCGCCATCATCGACGTGGTCGTGGCCGGCGGACCGGTCTCGACGCTCATGATCTGGGCCGGCGTCGCGGTCGTCGCGCTCGCGCAGAACTACCCGAACCACGTGCAGTACACGCGCCTGTTCATGGGCGCCGTGCGCGCGATCGGCGCCGACCTGCGCAACGCGCTCGCCGCCAGGCTGCAGGCGCTCTCGATCGGCTTCCACTCGCGGGCGAACTCCGCCGTCGTGCAGACGAAGGTCGTGCGTGACGTCGAGAACGTCGAGGTCATGCTGCAGCAGACCGCGCACCCGCTGCTGTCGGCGACCATGGTGCTCATCGGCGCGGTCGTCATGACGGCGATCAACGTGCCGGCGTTCCTGCCCGTCTACGCGCTCGCCATCCCGCTCGCGGTGCTGCTGCGCGCGATCCTCAACCGTCGCAGCGCGATGCGCAACGCCTCGTTCCGCCGCGAGGTCGAGCAGTTCTCGGCCCGCGTCGGCGAGATGGCGACCCTGCTGCCCATCACGCGAGCCCACGGCCTCGAGCAGACCGCCGTCAACCGGGTCGCGCACGGCGCCGAGGGCGTGCGCGCGGCCGGGTTCCAGCTCGACCTGCTCAACGGGCGCTTCGCGTCGCTCTCGTGGGTGAGCCTGCAGCTCCTGGGCATCGGATGCCTCGTGCTCGCCGCCTGGGTCTCGATCACCGGCCTCATCCCGATCACGCCCGGCCAGGTCGTGCTGCTGAGCTCGTACTTCGCGCTGCTCACCGGCGCCGCGACGAACCTGCTCATGCTGCTGCCGATCATCGCGCGCGGCACCGAGTCGATCCGCTCCATCGGCGAGGTCATGCAGGACCCCGACCTCGAACGCAACGAGGGCAAGCGGCCGGTCGTCGCGGTGCGCGGCGATCTCACGCTCGAGGGCGTCGGTTTCCGGTACGACGACAACGGCGGGGGTGCGGGCGGCGATGCGGGCAGGGGTCCGGGCAGCGATACGGCGGATGTCGCGGCCGCCGGAGCTGCGTCGCCAGGGCGTGGCGGCGGGGCGCGGCGCCCCGCGCTCTCGGACCTCGACCTCGACATCCGTGCCGGCGAGACGATCGCGTTCGTCGGGTCATCCGGATCGGGCAAGTCGACCCTGCTGAACCTCGTGCTCGGGTTCCTGCGGCCCACGAGCGGACGTGTGCTGCTCGACGGCGCCGACATGGAGGAGCTCGACCTGCGCACGTTCCGCAGCTTCGTCTCGGTCGTGCCGCAGGAGTCGGTGCTGTTCGAGGGCAGCATCCGCGACAACGTCGCCTACGGGCTCGGCGAGGTCGACGACGATCGCGTGCTCGACGCCCTGCGCGACGCGAACGCGCTCGAGATCGTCGACGCCCAACCCGACGGCTGGAACACGGTCGTCGGCGAACGCGGTGCACGCCTCTCTGGCGGGCAGCGGCAGCGGCTCTCGATCGCCCGCGCGCTCGTGCGGGACCCCCGCGTGCTGCTGCTCGACGAGGCGACGAGCGCCCTCGACCCCGAGTCGGAGGCGAAGATCAAGGTGGCGCTGGAGCACCTCATGCGCGGACGCACGACCCTCGTCGTCGCGCACCGCCTGTCGACGATCCGCTCGGCCGACCGCATCGTCGTGCTCGAGCACGGGCGCATCGTCGAGATCGGGTCGCACGCCGAGCTCATCGCCGCCGACGGACGCTACGCCGAGCTCGACCGGGTGCAGTCGGCGTAG
- a CDS encoding sugar phosphate isomerase/epimerase, which translates to MSAHPRLSMNQATIKYAPLDDALRVTAEGGYESIGLWREPVQAVGLDEAARRFASSGLRLSTYCRGGFFTMPEGPARRASIDDNRRGIDETATLAAVGAPGSTPVFVLVAGGLPEGSTDLVGARSRVADALAELAPYAASAGVTLAIEPLHPMYASDRAVVSTLGQALDLADPFDPSVVGVTVDTFHVWWDPDVLPQIARAGASGRIATYQVCDWNTPLAVDVLLSRHEPGDGVIDFASLTAAVEATGYDRDIEVEIFNQEIWDAAWPDVVERTARAFGAAVAPHLRASVTA; encoded by the coding sequence GTGAGCGCGCACCCCCGCCTGTCGATGAACCAGGCGACGATCAAGTACGCGCCGCTCGACGACGCCCTGCGCGTCACCGCCGAGGGCGGCTACGAGTCGATCGGCCTCTGGCGCGAGCCCGTGCAAGCCGTCGGGCTCGACGAGGCCGCTCGCCGCTTCGCGAGCTCGGGGCTGCGCCTGTCGACGTACTGCCGCGGCGGCTTCTTCACGATGCCCGAGGGCCCGGCCCGCCGCGCGTCGATCGACGACAACCGTCGGGGCATCGACGAGACGGCGACCCTCGCGGCGGTCGGCGCGCCCGGCAGCACGCCCGTGTTCGTGCTCGTCGCGGGCGGCCTGCCCGAGGGGTCCACCGATCTCGTCGGCGCCCGCTCGCGTGTGGCCGACGCCCTCGCCGAGCTCGCCCCGTACGCGGCATCCGCCGGCGTGACCCTCGCGATCGAGCCGCTGCATCCGATGTACGCGTCGGACCGCGCCGTCGTCTCGACGCTCGGCCAGGCGCTCGACCTCGCCGATCCGTTCGACCCGTCGGTGGTCGGAGTGACGGTCGACACGTTCCACGTGTGGTGGGACCCCGACGTGCTGCCGCAGATCGCCCGCGCCGGGGCATCCGGCCGCATCGCGACCTACCAGGTGTGCGACTGGAACACGCCGCTCGCCGTCGACGTGCTGCTCTCGCGGCACGAGCCCGGCGACGGCGTCATCGACTTCGCGAGCCTCACCGCGGCGGTCGAGGCCACCGGCTACGACCGCGACATCGAGGTCGAGATCTTCAACCAGGAGATCTGGGATGCCGCGTGGCCCGACGTCGTCGAGCGCACCGCACGTGCGTTCGGCGCCGCCGTCGCGCCGCACCTGCGGGCATCCGTGACCGCGTAG